The Amycolatopsis mongoliensis genome includes a window with the following:
- a CDS encoding alpha/beta fold hydrolase — protein MTKNGTSSKWTGMVPVDDTALAVTDTGGPGVPVIYLNGQFATQGYWKRVIADLGPGFRHITYDERARGRSKRSADYSFEAAVRDVDVVLAARGVDRALVVGWSYGAFAAAHWASRNPERAMGAILVEGAEPYDWLDEAMEQRIRKLFKRMSWFLPLLRPTGLAPRMTAGQQAESNIEIGRISRERELGPVLDAITVPARYVLGSGTSFGSKGDEQERIRAAVGAVTARNPNIKLSAKVPSNHGAILRKDFRAVADAVREVVSLDRADH, from the coding sequence ATGACGAAGAACGGAACTTCCTCGAAGTGGACCGGCATGGTGCCGGTCGACGACACGGCCCTGGCCGTCACCGACACCGGTGGTCCCGGCGTCCCCGTGATCTACCTCAACGGCCAGTTCGCCACCCAGGGGTACTGGAAGCGGGTCATCGCCGACCTCGGCCCCGGGTTCCGGCACATCACCTACGACGAGCGGGCTCGCGGCAGGTCGAAGCGGTCGGCGGACTACTCCTTCGAGGCCGCCGTCCGGGACGTCGACGTCGTGCTCGCGGCCCGGGGCGTCGACCGGGCACTGGTGGTGGGGTGGTCCTACGGAGCGTTCGCCGCGGCGCACTGGGCTTCCCGGAACCCGGAGCGCGCGATGGGCGCGATCCTGGTCGAGGGTGCGGAACCCTACGACTGGCTCGACGAGGCCATGGAGCAGCGGATCCGCAAGCTGTTCAAGCGGATGAGCTGGTTCCTGCCGCTGCTGCGCCCCACCGGGCTGGCCCCGCGGATGACCGCCGGGCAGCAGGCCGAGAGCAACATCGAGATCGGCCGGATCTCCCGCGAGCGCGAGCTCGGCCCGGTGCTGGACGCCATCACGGTCCCGGCCCGGTACGTGCTCGGCTCCGGGACGTCGTTCGGGAGCAAAGGCGACGAGCAGGAACGGATCCGCGCCGCCGTCGGCGCGGTGACCGCCCGGAACCCGAACATCAAGCTCAGTGCGAAGGTCCCGAGCAACCACGGCGCGATCCTGCGCAAGGACTTCCGGGCCGTCGCCGACGCCGTGCGTGAGGTCGTCTCCCTGGATCGCGCGGATCACTGA
- a CDS encoding carboxymuconolactone decarboxylase family protein: protein MGYGKTVQDELREPARHLRKAIPAVYQGFGQLHEAALAPGAVDAKTKELIALAISVSKECDGCIAAHARGAVRNGATIEEGAEAIGVAIMMNGGPATVYGPRAFAAFQEFVRERDEPHG, encoded by the coding sequence ATGGGATACGGCAAGACGGTCCAGGACGAGCTGCGGGAACCCGCGCGGCACCTGCGCAAGGCGATTCCCGCGGTCTACCAGGGATTCGGTCAGCTGCACGAGGCCGCGCTCGCCCCGGGCGCCGTGGACGCGAAGACCAAGGAGCTCATCGCACTGGCCATCTCGGTGAGCAAGGAGTGCGACGGCTGCATCGCCGCCCACGCCCGCGGCGCGGTCCGCAACGGCGCGACCATCGAGGAAGGTGCGGAGGCCATCGGAGTCGCGATCATGATGAACGGCGGCCCGGCCACCGTCTACGGCCCCCGCGCGTTCGCCGCGTTCCAGGAGTTCGTCCGGGAACGCGACGAACCGCACGGGTGA
- a CDS encoding DUF2202 domain-containing protein yields MRTRTLIAAIAAGGIVTVGAVAAIPAFAAGPPAGAGPGGDTGSGLMVRGGMNGGGGCLAGVADPSGTLSEAQRTTLAANAEEEKLAHDLYVAFAGRYDAAVFDRIAVAETAHLDAVRSLMTRYGVTDPTAGQAAGHFATPAVQATYDKLLAQGAGSETAALEAGRTVETTDIADLRKALDGLTAPDVQRIYQHLLMASQHHLAAFENWLAR; encoded by the coding sequence ATGAGGACCCGCACACTGATCGCCGCGATCGCCGCCGGTGGCATCGTGACCGTGGGGGCGGTTGCCGCGATCCCCGCGTTCGCCGCCGGCCCGCCGGCCGGTGCCGGACCCGGCGGTGACACCGGATCCGGCCTGATGGTCCGGGGCGGGATGAACGGGGGCGGCGGATGCCTCGCCGGCGTCGCCGACCCGAGTGGCACGCTCAGCGAGGCGCAGCGCACGACGCTGGCGGCCAACGCGGAGGAGGAGAAGCTCGCGCACGACCTCTACGTCGCGTTCGCCGGCCGGTACGACGCCGCGGTCTTCGACCGGATCGCCGTGGCGGAGACGGCTCACCTGGACGCCGTGCGGAGCCTGATGACCCGCTACGGGGTCACCGATCCCACCGCAGGCCAGGCGGCGGGTCACTTCGCGACGCCGGCCGTGCAGGCCACCTACGACAAGCTGCTGGCCCAGGGCGCGGGCAGTGAAACGGCCGCGCTGGAGGCGGGCCGCACGGTGGAGACGACGGACATCGCCGATCTGCGCAAGGCCCTCGACGGGCTCACCGCGCCGGACGTCCAGCGGATCTACCAGCACCTGCTGATGGCTTCGCAGCACCACCTGGCCGCGTTCGAGAACTGGCTCGCGCGCTGA
- a CDS encoding sensor histidine kinase codes for MTGDRSLTWGPLAWRLLLAFVLVALSSVLVLTAAALLGTDRGLAAAERADRQQAAEQVAAAAGAAYAEAGSWAGARLDAATALAAGAGARLVVRDAGGAPVTGRGHGMPGMGNPMAGALGAGRVDAPVVVAGVTVGSVQLAFGTSTASAAKDVAWGWIALAAAVALLLAATASWFVSRRIAAPLVRLTTTAKHIAAGDRSARARLRAPGELGELAEAFDHMADQVTRADRARRNLTADVAHELRTPLATLQAGLEELRDGLEPPDVERLTSLHDQALRLGRVVQDLADLTAAEDAAISLHLADLDLGSLAGEVVTAHSARLRAAGLDVRTELTGPIPVRADPDRLHQAVGNLLGNAARYARPGDSVTVRTHSAGGTPTIEVSDTGPGIPADELPHVFERLWRGRAGTSVAGAGIGLAVVREIVTAHGGTVTATSGPGGGSTFTITLPPGSGQERVAGSRARARLQ; via the coding sequence GTGACCGGTGACCGCTCACTCACGTGGGGGCCGCTGGCCTGGCGGCTGCTGCTGGCGTTCGTGCTGGTGGCGCTGTCGTCGGTGCTGGTGCTCACGGCGGCGGCGCTGCTGGGCACCGACCGCGGCCTGGCCGCCGCGGAACGCGCCGACCGGCAGCAGGCGGCCGAGCAGGTGGCCGCCGCCGCGGGCGCGGCGTACGCCGAGGCGGGAAGCTGGGCCGGCGCCCGGCTGGACGCGGCCACCGCGCTCGCCGCCGGCGCGGGGGCCCGGCTCGTCGTCCGCGACGCCGGCGGTGCGCCCGTCACCGGGCGGGGGCACGGCATGCCCGGAATGGGCAATCCGATGGCCGGTGCGCTCGGCGCCGGCCGCGTCGACGCCCCCGTCGTCGTGGCCGGCGTGACCGTCGGGTCGGTCCAGCTCGCCTTCGGCACGTCCACCGCGTCCGCGGCCAAGGACGTCGCGTGGGGCTGGATCGCCCTGGCTGCCGCGGTGGCCCTGCTGCTCGCGGCGACCGCGAGCTGGTTCGTCAGCCGGCGCATCGCCGCGCCCCTGGTCCGGCTCACCACCACGGCGAAGCACATCGCCGCCGGCGACCGCTCCGCCCGCGCCCGGCTCCGGGCCCCCGGTGAACTCGGCGAACTGGCGGAAGCTTTCGACCACATGGCCGACCAGGTCACCCGGGCCGACCGCGCCCGGCGCAACCTCACCGCCGACGTCGCGCACGAGCTGCGAACCCCGCTCGCCACCCTGCAGGCCGGGCTGGAGGAACTGCGCGACGGACTCGAACCGCCGGACGTCGAGCGGCTGACCAGCCTGCACGACCAGGCGTTGCGGCTCGGCCGGGTGGTGCAGGACCTCGCCGACCTGACCGCCGCGGAAGACGCCGCGATTTCCTTGCACCTCGCCGACCTCGACCTCGGCTCGCTGGCCGGCGAGGTCGTGACCGCCCACAGCGCCCGGCTGCGCGCGGCCGGCCTCGACGTCCGCACCGAGCTCACCGGGCCCATCCCGGTACGGGCGGACCCCGATCGGCTCCACCAGGCCGTCGGCAACCTGCTCGGCAACGCCGCCCGTTACGCCCGGCCCGGCGACAGCGTGACCGTCCGGACCCACTCCGCCGGTGGCACCCCGACCATCGAAGTCTCCGACACCGGGCCGGGGATTCCCGCCGACGAGCTGCCGCACGTGTTCGAGCGGCTGTGGCGCGGCCGGGCGGGAACGTCGGTCGCCGGGGCGGGCATCGGGCTCGCCGTGGTCCGGGAAATCGTCACCGCGCACGGCGGCACGGTCACCGCGACCTCCGGGCCGGGCGGCGGCAGCACGTTCACCATCACCCTCCCCCCGGGCAGCGGCCAGGAGCGCGTAGCCGGCTCGCGTGCCCGAGCACGCCTTCAGTGA
- a CDS encoding response regulator transcription factor has product MSATVLVVEDEKEIRDLLRRYLERAGFAVVTTGSGAQALTMLTAHAAGIVVLDLGLPDIDGLEVLRAAHADGRVPVVVLTARGSVEDRIRGLELGADDYVTKPFSPTEVVLRVQAVLNRTTGSADPATASYGDGLLCLDESRHEARWQGEPLELTPTEWGLLATLAAVPGRVYSRYELINRVRGYEFEGYERTIDSHVKNLRHKLGAAGADVVQTVLGVGYRLGLPRDR; this is encoded by the coding sequence GTGAGTGCCACCGTGCTGGTCGTCGAGGACGAGAAGGAGATCCGCGACCTGCTGCGCCGGTACCTCGAACGCGCCGGCTTCGCCGTGGTGACCACCGGATCGGGCGCGCAGGCGCTCACCATGCTCACCGCCCACGCCGCCGGGATCGTCGTGCTCGACCTCGGGCTGCCGGACATCGACGGCCTGGAGGTGCTGCGCGCGGCCCACGCCGACGGCCGGGTGCCGGTCGTCGTGCTCACCGCCCGCGGGTCCGTCGAGGACCGGATCCGCGGCCTCGAACTCGGCGCGGACGACTACGTGACCAAGCCGTTCAGCCCGACCGAGGTGGTGTTGCGGGTGCAGGCCGTGCTGAACCGGACGACCGGCTCGGCCGACCCGGCGACGGCGTCGTACGGCGACGGCCTGCTGTGCCTCGACGAGTCACGGCACGAAGCCCGCTGGCAAGGAGAGCCGCTGGAGCTCACCCCCACCGAGTGGGGTCTGCTGGCCACCCTGGCGGCCGTGCCCGGCCGGGTGTACTCCCGCTACGAGCTGATCAACCGGGTCCGCGGCTACGAGTTCGAAGGCTACGAGCGCACCATCGACTCCCACGTGAAGAACCTGCGCCACAAGCTCGGCGCCGCGGGCGCGGATGTCGTGCAGACCGTGCTCGGCGTCGGCTACCGGCTGGGGCTGCCCCGTGACCGGTGA